CGGCCTCCCTCGCACAGCAGGTCGGCCGTGCGCGAGTAGCGCACGTCCGGCATCTCTTGGCGGCGGCGCTTGCGGATCGCCCAGCCGATGTCGTTGCCGGCCAGGTCGCTCATGCGGAATGGCCCCATGGCGAAGCCGAAGCGCTCGATGGCGGCGTCGACCTGCTGCGGCAGCGCGCCCTCGTCGAGCAGGAAGCCGGCCTGGCGCAGGTACTGTTCCACCATGCGGTTGCCGATGAAGCCATCGCACACGCCGGCCACCACGCCGGTCTTGCCGAGCCGCTTGGCCAGCGCCAGCGCGGTGGCCAGCACGTCCTTGCCGGTGTGCTGGCCACGCACGATCTCGAGCAGCTTCATCACGTTGGCCGGGCTGAAGAAATGCAGGCCGATCACGTCCTGCGGGCGCCGGGTAAAGGCGGCGATGCGGTCCAGGTCCAGGGTCGAGGTGTTCGACGCCAGGATCGCGCCCGGCTTCATGACGGCGTCCAGGCGGCGGAACACGGTTTCCTTGACGCCGAGGTCTTCGAACACGGCCTCGATCGCGAGGTCGCAGGCGGCGATGTCCTCGTACGCCAGCGTCGGCATCACCAGCGCCAGGCGCTGCTGCACTTGCTCGGCGCTGAGTCTGCCCTTGGCGGCGGCCGTTTCGAGCTGCTTGCGGATGCCGGCCACGCCCTTGTCCAGCGCGTCCTGGCGGGTTTCCAGCAGGGTCACCGGGATGCCGGCGTTGACCAGGGCAAGCGCGATCCCGCCGCCCATGGTGCCGGCGCCGACCACGGCGGCGCGTTCGACTGGCCGCGCCGGCGTATCGGCAGGCACGTCGGGCACCTTGGCGGCGGCGCGCTCGGCGAAAAAGGCGTGGCGCAGCGCCTTCGATTCGACCGTGCGGGTCAGCGCCAGAAAGCGCTCGCGCTCGAACGCCAGGCCTTCCTCGAACGGCATGGTGGCGGAGGCCGCCACCGCCTCCAGGCAGGCCAGCGGCGCCGGGAACGGCCCGGCGGCGGCCGTCACCCTGGCGCGCGCCGCCACCAGGAACGCCGGCAGGTCGGCCTGTTCGACCAGGCGATCGCGCACCCGCGGCAGCGGGCGCACGGCGGCGATGCGGCGCGCGAACGCGACGGCGCCCTCGGCCAGGTCGCTGCCGGGCGCCAGCAGCTCATCAAACAACCCCGCGGACAACGGCGTATCCGCCAGCTGCTCGGACATGGCCGGCTTGCCGGACACGATCATCTCCAGCGCCGGCGCCAGGCCCAGCACGCGCGGCAGGCGCTGGGTACCGCCGGCGCCCGGCAGCAGGCCGAGTTTCACCTCCGGCAGCGCGATGCGCGCGCCCGGCAGCGCTACCCGGTAGTGCGCGCCCAGCGCCAGTTCCAGCCCGCCGCCCATGCACACGGCGTGGATCGCCGCCACCACCGGCTTCGGCGACGCCTCCACCGTGCGGATCAGGGTGTGCAGGGTCGGCTCGGTGAGCGCCTTGGGCGAATTGAATTCGCGGATGTCCGCTCCGCCCGAGAATGCCTTGCCGGCGCCCATCAGGACGATGGCCTCGACCGCGTCGTCCGCGGCGGCGCGCTGCAGCGCATCGACGGCGGCGGCGCGCGTGGCCAGGCCGAGGCCGTTGACCGGCGGGTTGTTCAAGGTGATGACGGCGACGTTGCCGCGCACTGCGTAATCGGCGCTCATGGGTCTCCCTGTTCTTGGTGTTGTGGCAATCCGTTCACTATACGCCTGCGCCTATCCGTCCACCCACCCGGCATCGAAGCGGAACTGCTGCGAGCACGCCGCGCCGCCGCACAATGCGCTCTTGTAGCGCTCCTTCAGCAGGATCATCGACATGTAGGTGGCCAGCTGCTTGCCGGGCGCCTTGAGCACCGTCGCCCTGGTCGCCGTCCCGGTGGCATCGACGTCGACCACGATGCTGACCACGCCATGCTCGTCATAGCGGTCGCCCGCCTTGATCAGCGCTTGCCAGATATGCCGGGTACCTTGCGCCGGATAGGGCGGCTCGTCGCCGGGTCCCATCGATTCGTATTGCGCCTTCAGGCTGGCTTGCTGCGCCGGCGTCAGCGCGGCGTAGGGTTTGTCGAACGGCATGGTCGAGGTGGCGCCGGTACTGCGCAGCAGGGTGCCGGCGGACGGCGTGTCGCGTTTCAGCCGGTACGTCGGTTGTTCCTGGGCGCCGGCGGCGGCGCAGGCCAGGCAGGCCGCCAGGGCGGCAATGGTCAGGCGCATCGGTACTCCCTCTCGAAACGCCCACTGTAGCAGCTCCCGGGTCCGCAAAACTCACCAACATTCACGCGTCCGGCATAAACTGCCCCCTGCGCGAAAAAATACCGGCTGTCGCTTTTAATAATTGACAAACAGCCATGCTCTCAGGATACTTTTGCGCATGATCGAACTCCATCAAGTCCGCAAGACCTACCGCCAGGGCGGCAGCGACATCCATGCGCTGAACGGCATCGACCTGCACGTGGCGCCGGGCCAGTTCGTCGCCGTGATGGGACCGTCCGGCTCGGGCAAGTCGACGCTGCTGAACGTGCTGGGCGGCCTGGACCGTCCGGACAGCGGCCGCTACCGCCTGGCGCAGGACGAGATCAGCGCGCTCGACGACGACGCCGCATCCGACGTGCGCAACCGCCGCATCGGCTTCGTGTTCCAATCCTTCCACCTGCTGCCGCGCCTGACGGTGCTGGAAAACGTGCTGCTGCCGCAGCGCTATGCGCGCCAGCCGGATGCGCAGGCCGGCGCGCGCGCCCGCGCGCTGCTCGAGCGCATCGGCCTGGGCCGGCGCATCGACCATCTGCCGGGCCAGCTCTCCGGCGGGCAGCTCCAGCGCGCCGCCA
The genomic region above belongs to Massilia forsythiae and contains:
- a CDS encoding 3-hydroxyacyl-CoA dehydrogenase NAD-binding domain-containing protein, which produces MSADYAVRGNVAVITLNNPPVNGLGLATRAAAVDALQRAAADDAVEAIVLMGAGKAFSGGADIREFNSPKALTEPTLHTLIRTVEASPKPVVAAIHAVCMGGGLELALGAHYRVALPGARIALPEVKLGLLPGAGGTQRLPRVLGLAPALEMIVSGKPAMSEQLADTPLSAGLFDELLAPGSDLAEGAVAFARRIAAVRPLPRVRDRLVEQADLPAFLVAARARVTAAAGPFPAPLACLEAVAASATMPFEEGLAFERERFLALTRTVESKALRHAFFAERAAAKVPDVPADTPARPVERAAVVGAGTMGGGIALALVNAGIPVTLLETRQDALDKGVAGIRKQLETAAAKGRLSAEQVQQRLALVMPTLAYEDIAACDLAIEAVFEDLGVKETVFRRLDAVMKPGAILASNTSTLDLDRIAAFTRRPQDVIGLHFFSPANVMKLLEIVRGQHTGKDVLATALALAKRLGKTGVVAGVCDGFIGNRMVEQYLRQAGFLLDEGALPQQVDAAIERFGFAMGPFRMSDLAGNDIGWAIRKRRRQEMPDVRYSRTADLLCEGGRFGQKSGAGWYDYRPGERTAQPSAAVEQMIVRHSAELGIERRAIADEEIVERLVYALVNEGARILEEGIAQRASDIDMVYLSGYGFPLQRGGPMFYADTVGLPAVLAAAERFAQGYQGDAWRPAPLLVRLVAEGKNFNG
- a CDS encoding ABC transporter ATP-binding protein, producing the protein MIELHQVRKTYRQGGSDIHALNGIDLHVAPGQFVAVMGPSGSGKSTLLNVLGGLDRPDSGRYRLAQDEISALDDDAASDVRNRRIGFVFQSFHLLPRLTVLENVLLPQRYARQPDAQAGARARALLERIGLGRRIDHLPGQLSGGQLQRAAIARALLNQPALLLADEPTGNLDSASAADVMALLGELHAGGQTMVLITHDPAIAARAQRTIHLHDGRIAADRA